In a single window of the Zea mays cultivar B73 chromosome 5, Zm-B73-REFERENCE-NAM-5.0, whole genome shotgun sequence genome:
- the LOC103626464 gene encoding GDSL esterase/lipase At5g55050: MAEHFVLCPVMAVLLLSMDVLGAAAGVFKPPPAMYVFGDSTLDVGNNNYLPGAGVPRANRPYYGVDFPGGLPTGRFSNGYNTADFIAKCIGFVSSPPPYLSLLGAASCGGGLLVPTALTIGVSYASGGAGILDSTNAGNTIPLSKQVQYFNATRSEMIAAAGSSDAVDALINRSFVLILVGGNDLSAFANAERARNRSGADLESHDAAAFYGGLVSNYSAAIRGLHALGVRRLAVVNVGLAGCLPVARVLDATGACAEDRNRLAAGFNAALRSLLAGLASPSSRSGLPGLSYSLADSLGLMADTFAHPLASGFTDVANACCGGGRLGAEAPCAPNATLCADRGLYYFWDSVHPSERAAALRAQAFCDGPAQYTTPINFKQLVHMA; this comes from the exons ATGGCAGAGCATTTTGTGCTGTGCCCCGTGATGGCAGTACTATTACTATCCATGGACGTCCTCGGCGCCGCCGCCGGCGTCTTCAAGCCGCCGCCGGCGATGTACGTGTTCGGCGACTCGACGCTGGACGTCGGAAACAACAACTACCTGCCGGGAGCGGGCGTCCCCAGGGCCAACAGGCCCTACTACGGCGTCGACTTCCCCGGCGGCCTTCCCACCGGAAGGTTCAGCAACGGCTACAACACCGCCGATTTCATTG CAAAGTGCATAGGGTTCGTGAGCAGCCCTCCGCCGTACCTGTCGCTGCTGGGAGCAGCAAGCTGCGGCGGCGGCCTTCTGGTTCCGACGGCTCTCACTATCGGCGTCAGCTATGCTTCCGGAGGAGCTGGCATCCTCGACTCCACG AACGCCGGCAACacgatcccgctatcgaagcaggtgCAGTACTTCAACGCCACGAGGTCGGAGATGATCGCCGCGGCGGGCTCCTCCGACGCGGTGGACGCCCTGATCAACCGGTCCTTCGTCCTCATCCTCGTCGGCGGCAACGACCTGTCCGCATTCGCGAACGCGGAGCGGGCGCGGAACAGGTCcggcgccgacctggagagccacgACGCGGCCGCCTTCTACGGCGGCCTCGTCTCCAACTACTCGGCCGCCATCAGGGGCCTGCACGCGCTGGGCGTGCGGAGGCTGGCCGTCGTCAACGTGGGGCTCGCAGGGTGCCTGCCCGTGGCGCGGGTGCTGGACGCCACGGGCGCGTGCGCCGAGGACCGGAACCGGCTCGCCGCCGGCTTCAACGCCGCGCTGCGCTCCCTGCTCGCCGGCCTCGCGTCCCCCTCCTCTAGGTCCGGGCTGCCCGGCCTCTCCTACTCCCTGGCCGACTCGCTCGGCCTCATGGCGGACACCTTCGCCCACCCGCTGGCGTCGGGGTTCACGGACGTCGCCAACGCGTGCTGCGGCGGCGGCCGGCTCGGCGCCGAGGCGCCCTGCGCACCGAACGCGACGCTCTGCGCCGACCGCGGCCTTTACTACTTCTGGGACAGCGTGCACCCTTCTGAGCGGGCCGCAGCGCTCAGAGCCCAGGCTTTCTGCGATGGGCCAGCTCAATACACTACGCCCATCAACTTCAAGCAGTTGGTCCACATGGCATGA